A window of Sebastes umbrosus isolate fSebUmb1 chromosome 6, fSebUmb1.pri, whole genome shotgun sequence genomic DNA:
tgctttatatactatatataatgtAACCAAATACCCCTATATAGgctttatatactatatataggcTCTATATAATGTAACCAAATACCCCTATATAGGCTTTATTATACTGctttatatactctatatagGCTCTATATAATGTAACCAAATACCCCTATATAGGCTTTTTTTATACtgctttatatactatatataggcTCTATATAATGTAACCAAATACCCCTATATAGGctttatatactgctttatatactatatataggcTCCATATAATGTAACCAAATACCCCTATATAGGCTTTATATACTGGTGTGTCAACCTCATGCTGTGGATTTTCTGTCGATGCCCCAAAATAATAAAGGGCCCATATGTCATCCCTAATATGTTATTAGAAATACACTATGATGTGTGGAAAGTCATTTAAAgtcatttaaagcttcagtaggcagaaagttttggggcataatttggcaaaaaaatccataataacctttcataaTTGTaaaagcatattgtaattctgagagataactagacttggcacctcctcttggctctgttttcaggctttaaagaatCTAGCTGGTAAtggggagactttgaccaatcacaggccatttcagagagagagcgttcctattgagcgttcctattggctgtgctccggctggtgggcgctgcttggtgtttcctcaactgatctcaacatggctgccgggttacaaaccttctcattttacagttaaaaacaGTACAcaataagatgtttctgaaaacatttgagatgagaaataggcattacagtaacagaatattgattaatatttgataagcgctgtctagtttgatcgcttgatcggagtttgagagtgattgacagctgttcttagacagcaggctccagctcagctctgattggttgttttcctccggtctgtgaaatctgtactactgtcaggatatagtgaccgttttataaaaaatacttttttgaatcatatttgatccATTTCTACCCTTTGCTGCTTTAAAAATGGCATTTTATGTGGAAATGATTTTGTGCAGTGTTACAAATTTTACTGTTTGCTCATCATTCATTATCACCCGTTATTCCACCCCAAATTAAAtcatgacaacaacaacaatcttgCCAGCGATTTGTCTGATTAACCTGTTTTTGTCCTCCTATTCTGCAGCCACAGCCAAGCTTTGGGCTGTTGTTTGACATTGATGGCGTGCTTGTCCGGGGAAGGATGCCAATCCCCGCTGCAAAAAAGGCGTTCGAGAAGTTGCTCGACTCTCAGGGACAATTTGTGGTGCcagttgtttttgtcacaaATGCAGGGAATTGCCTCCGACAAACAAAAGCGGACCAACTCTCTCACATCCTGGGAGTACCCGTGAGTTAAGAGAAACTGCTATAGAGGCTTCATGACTGTTTTGTTATACGTTGAATGTCCCCTGTCAGCTCTGCTATTAACCTCTCCTGACATTTCATCTATTTCCAGATCACACAAGATCAAGTCATCATGTCCCATAGTCCCCTGAGGATGTTTAAGAAGTTTCATGACAAGTGTGTGCTGGTGTCAGGACAGGGACCCGTCCTGGAAATCGCTAAAAAGTATCCTGGAATCTTGCTTTATTCTTATGTTTTCTGTTTGCGATCCATTTGAATTAAGTTAGAATAATACTCACTTCATTTGTCCTTAACGCTGTGTCTTTAGCGTGGGCTTTAAGAACGTCATCAGTGTTGATATGCTGAGGGAATCCTTCCCACTGCTGGACATGGTGGATCACAATAGGAGACCCAAACTGCCGGTGAGGTCATGAAATCTGGGGCAGAAATTGGATGTCCATTATAGATAACGTTTCTTTAGTCATATACAACAGCACATGTTTAGTATCTCTTCTTTCATTACAGTCCAGTCCTGTTGGCAACCTTCCTAAGGTTGAAGGTGAGAACTTGAACCTCTTATCAGCTGTCAGTATTTGTccgattttttattttaatgatacaACAGATATTTTATATGCATTTTTTAATCCCACATACAGCCGTGGTTCTGTTCGGGGAGCCGATTCGATGGGAGACCAACCTGCAGCTGATAAATGACATTTTGTTGACCAACGGAAACCTCAGCAGTGTTCACCAAACCCAGAAGATGCCTCACCTCCCCCTGCTGGCCTGCAACATGGACCTCATGTGGATGGCTGAGGCACATTCTCCACGGTAACCAGTGAAGTCACAGAATATTTAAAAGAAGGATTTCATTTATTACAAttaacattaaacctgcagttgacagaatatttttggcatcattgggcaaaaatatccataataacctttcagcatattgtgattcaagtgatctgagagaaaactagacttctgctcctcctcatggctctgtttacaggttAAAGAAATCTAATCCTGTGACGTGAGACTTTGACCAATAACAGGTCATTTCTGAGAGatagagagcgttcctattggctgttcattcaacagaggcagctgtcaatcattcgcagactgatcaaatggtcaaactaggcagcgctggtcaaatatgaatcaatagtctgttactgtaatgcctatttctcgcctcaaatgttttcataaacatcttgtagtgtactgtttagctgtaacatgagaaggtttgctggtgggcggtgcttggtttttttcctcaactgatctcaacatggctgccgggtctcaaactttctcattttaccgctaaacagtacactacaaaatgtttctgaaaacatttaaggtgagaaatatggcattacagtaacagactattgattcatatttgatcagcactgcctagtttgaccgtttgatcggagtttgcgagtgattgacagctgcccagagacggcaaggctccagctcggctgtgattggttattttcgtccggtctgtgaaatcttgcagatgccattaggagcaccggaggacaccagaggacacagaggcacctgATTTGGTTcacattacctgtctcatgcacttctgtcaggatatagtgactgttttataaaaaataactttttaaaatcagatttgctccattTATACCTACTGTTGCTTTAATTGCTAATGAGCATTAACAACTGAAGCACTTTGAAGTctttgaagctgccaaatgtaaataataaatatatctctTTGTCTTCCATTTTGGCTCAGGTTTGGCCATGGGACGTTTCTTGTATGCCTAGAGAGCATTTATAAGAAGATAACAGGCAAAGACCTGAAGTACGAGGCGCTCATGGGGAAACCCAGCGAGCTGACTTACCACTTTGCAGAGTACCTCATCAGAAGCCAGGCCATGGAGAGGCAATGGAAACTTCCTGTCACTTCCCTTTACGCTATAGGGTGAGACACCAAGGCTTTTCTCTGTAATGCAAATGTAGTTACTAGAATATGGTATAAACTAAGGAGGCGATGACCTGAATTCATTTTTGACACAGCCCTTTTAACATCAGCACTTTCGACGCTTTCGATGTCCTAGCTGGGTAGACACATGTGTAACTGATAAAAAAGAATTATAGCCTgtttagtgtgtcacagccatcCCATAATTATTGCTATTAatcacacctgtgtttaccctgcaatgacccTGCAATGGCATGTcacaatggctgctgtgaaaagggtgTGTGCACATGTAAGTAATGACTAGATGCAGAAAGCAGGAACGAGTACTGCATACCAGCATTTAGTTAACCTCGCCTGACTTTTAGTTACCGGTTATTGAAAGCGCGTGTGCTCGCATTTTAACCTTTCAAGTTTACTAAACTGAAAGTTGCTGATGCTCAATAATCTGGTGAGAAACATCATATGAAAACACAGAACTCCTCTCTTTCAACTGCCTGCAAGCGTGTGATTAGTGAACATACCTTCAATTTCAGAACTTGCAAGTTTCACTTCAACTTTTTTGTCGcggttgttgctgctgtcttgCTACAGTAATTGCTTTATGgagcctttttcacagcagacatttcctCTTGTTGGAAAAGCAAAGGTGTTACTAACAACACTGACGGCGGCTCTGTCGGTAGACCTTCAAATGAAAtgacaacatgggaagtcgtgtacacaatatgcttggcattcaggtggttaagtcgtgaagaacaccgctgctaagcaacggcaatatcaacgttactgtcggcgtctagaagccacagaggctaacaatttagcaagctagcaagcgtgtaacataatgcagtaaatgcaaaggcataatgacagaagaCAAAGATTTggtcgttgggaatatcaacattttcctcagaccgaTTATAACATTAGGAAGAATTACAATacacgactaaaattacaatatattaacttattatgtaccgaaaaatgaactgccaaggcctccgccatttctgacaacgtcaacaaacacgtcacaactcgtgaactctttCCACTTGTGAGCTTGTGAATACCACATTGGGAGGGGGggtgttcatatggactcttctcgtgaacacggtaaacacggtaaaaacggtaaacacgaccccatttgaaggcaccaagtgagccagcatgcaccaTACCAGGAACCTGAAATAAAAGCAGCGTCAGCCATcgttaatttcattatttacatctgggcttttcttttgtgacaagtcaaaatgtcttctgtgaaaaacaCATTCTTGCACGTTTCAGTATCTAGGCTACTGCCTGAGGCAATGAATAATCTCCCTTCTGCACTCTCAGGGATAACCTTATGACTGACATCTACGGAGCCAATCTATACAACCGTTACCTGGAGGAGAGAGTCGCTAGAAAGAACCCCAAAGCCGTTGCTAAGATGGTCTCCGCCACGGGTTCCACCACTGCGGTGccccaggaggaggagagcgacAATCTGTGGGAGAGCGAGCTGGCGCTGCCCTCTGCCACTTCCTGTAAGTCTCTCCTCGTCTGCACAGGGGTCTACAACCCCAACGTTGAGGTGCCGTCCGATGCGAGTCACTGCATCAAAGAGACCGTGTTCCACGGGCACCGGGACTTCAGGTTCGACCCGGCGCTGGTGGAGCCGGACCACATTGTGCAGGACGTGGCGGAAGCTGTCGACCGCATCTTTGAGCAGGAGAAGTTTGTGCCTCAGAAGAGTTGAGCCGACAGTGGTACTATAGAGGCGGGGGGAGGTGGAGCATTAAACTGGCTACACCACTTAATGTATACACCTGTAGGAGCCGAACACTGTGGACATTGTTTCACCACCCGGCAGGGCTTTGACAAAAATATGTGTCATCTTCTAAACTTTCAACATCGAGACAAACTTTAGAGAATCATGTAACTGTTACTGTCAACCGCTCTTTTCTATTGTTTTTGTGATCGTCTTTAATTACCTGTTTTGAGACATTTAAGGAACTGCCTTATTTGACCCTACTAAGTATTTTTTTAGATGATAGTAACGTTTTAGATAATTACAAATCCTGAAATCATCATATATTTATTACAAGAATTTACCAGTGTTTTTAAGAAGCATATTCAGATAACGGTTGCCCTTTATTCTCAAGGTGACTTTTTATTATTGCATTTTGTTTACTCATTTATCCTGGAGAATCTATGCATGAATATGAGAGTAATACTTGTACTGTAAAAACAACAGTGTGATGTGCAGTAGGCCTGTCGTCCTCTAATtgtactgtctgtctgcattCTGTCTAGTTGTGAGAGCCTTGACCAGTATTTGCACAGACCAGAGACTTTCATCTTTGTTAAATGTTACCATATCTTCCTGCCATAACCTGTTTATTGTAATGTAGGAATTTCCTTTTTAtgctttaatattttaattccAGAAGGAAAAGATATCTAGACATTTATTTAGATACAAGTAAAattccaaacaaaaaaaacgtttaCTGCTCCATACTTGATCATTTGTAGTGTTTCGCTCGTTGTGAATACTTCAACGTAAGAAAATACAAGgaatacttacacgttttgcaaactgtctgtgttttatttcctaTCAAATATGATCTATCAGAAATGGCCAAGATATTGGTCACTCTAATAGAGCCCTTTTCTATTAGTAAACATGACGACGTATTTTGTGGGTGGAGCATAGGTGGtggcagaataattctctgaacacgttagttaacACTGGCTAGCCAGACATGTTGGCTGAAGACAATACAAGTTTCTCTGAATGTGTACAGTCACTTAGGGACACAAGTGTTACTGAAGAAAGCAATGGGAGTTGGCGCAGATTGGCCAATGACTCAAACCAAAAGTGCATAGTAAAGATAAACTGGTTGTgctacagtacactacaagatgtttctgaaaacatttgaggtgagaaataagcattacagtaacagaatagtgattcatatttgatcagcgctgcctagtttgatcggagttcagtgattgacagctgctgtagagactcctcggctctgattggttgttttccttcagccgacgtgaaatcttgcagatgccattaagagcaccggaggacacagaggaacatgatttgttTTCTCAGATTAtctttctcatgcactactgtcaggatatagtgaccgttttataaaaataactttttatcatatttgctcaaagttaccaactgcagctttaaccatccatccattatctgtaatcgCTTATCCCATTTGGGGTCACGggggggagaacatgcaaactccacacagaagtgATTCTCTCTCCACCCAAGCTGGAttcgaacctgcgaccctcttgctgtgctgaccactgcaccaccgtgcagcccagCTTTAACCTAAAATCTTAAAATATATCACGTTATGACTTGCAGCGTATTAGCCACTTTTCATTTGGATTATTTATCATGCATTTATCTGGTGCATTTCCTGCCTACATGAGTAAAATTTCCTAGAATAACATTAGGTTGCAgtgcaagaaaaaaatgtcagttacCCAGAAGAAGTCTCATGAGACATGGCTAGAGCAGTTTAGcgttaaaaacaactttattgaaaaaaaaaaaaaagaaatcctttgCCTTGTTATTGCCCTCAACTTTATTTGCCACTTGGAGTGTTTTTGTAATTCCGCTGTAGTAGGTCCCTCAGGTAGCCTTTATCTTTATATTGTGCTTCTTGTGCAACACATCCAGTACTTGTGGCAGTAGCTCCATGTTGAGAAGTGGATTTTCTGTCCAAGTGAGAGAATCGGCGCCGACCTCTGACTGTGCGGTGTGCAGCCTCCTCCTGTGTTTGGGCCTCAGTGAGCGCAAAGAGTCGGCGTTGAATCCTGAATGTCTCTCATGTATGTACAGAGTGAAGGTGGACATTTTGGCTAGTCTCAAGCTCCACAGAAGCAGAACAATGAGGCAGCAGAGCATCACTCCCATCATAGTGTTATAGTAAGTCCCACCGGTGCAGCCTGCCGGGGTACAGGAAGAAAAGTAGTCATCACTGAGTTCAGCGACGGCTCTCTGAGCCACGGAGCTGGGACTGACACAGGTGGGCTCCTTGGAGACGACGCCCCTGTTCCTCAGCAACCAGTTCCTCAGGTACTGGATCCTACAGTCACAGTGGAAAGGGTTCCCAGAGAGTGAGACCTTTTTCAGACCGACCAGTCTGTCGAAGAGGCCTGGAGACACTGAGGTGAGCTGGTTGTCCTGCACATGGAGCTCTGTGGTGTCTGGGGGAAGATGAGGCAGGTCCACCAGGTTTAAAGAGCTGCAGTTGACCTGCAGACCAGCAGGCAGGAGGGCTGAACACAGGCAGGCTTGACCGGTAGTGTGTGCGCTTAACGTGGCCCAGACGAGGACGGCAGCTAAACTTAAACCAGAGAGCATCCTGCAGGATGAGGAAAAGGTTATTTTGCACTGTAATGCATAATAATGGGAACAGAGGGGGTGCTTACAGTGCAGCAAGTTGTTACTGTATattggagaaaaacaaacagtgtcCATAAAGCTGTGTATTGGGACAAGATTAACATTaagcaacaaacaaaaactgTTCATCTTCAGAATTTgatttgttaaaggtcccatattgtaaaaagtatgattttcatgtcttttatattataaagcaggattaagtgctttataaataccgtgaaagtattgaagcgctcaatatacagagaaatacacacagcccgtattcagaaattgtgcgtttgaaacaagccgttaggatttctgtccatttgtgatgtcacaaatatacaatatttagaccattacacggttttaaacgtaaacattctaaatgtgtcccagtttatacctggttgcagtgtatgttaatgacatcagctgacaggaagtaaacatggacccaaactgttgccaggcaacgcaattctgttgcaattccgttgaaatgcactaaaacggagcatttcag
This region includes:
- the gp9 gene encoding glycoprotein IX (platelet), yielding MLSGLSLAAVLVWATLSAHTTGQACLCSALLPAGLQVNCSSLNLVDLPHLPPDTTELHVQDNQLTSVSPGLFDRLVGLKKVSLSGNPFHCDCRIQYLRNWLLRNRGVVSKEPTCVSPSSVAQRAVAELSDDYFSSCTPAGCTGGTYYNTMMGVMLCCLIVLLLWSLRLAKMSTFTLYIHERHSGFNADSLRSLRPKHRRRLHTAQSEVGADSLTWTENPLLNMELLPQVLDVLHKKHNIKIKAT
- the LOC119489868 gene encoding haloacid dehalogenase-like hydrolase domain-containing 5: MKGLLQFYRGLCTLSNRQARRKAWIVGSRCGFCGTQSNSKPQPSFGLLFDIDGVLVRGRMPIPAAKKAFEKLLDSQGQFVVPVVFVTNAGNCLRQTKADQLSHILGVPITQDQVIMSHSPLRMFKKFHDKCVLVSGQGPVLEIAKNVGFKNVISVDMLRESFPLLDMVDHNRRPKLPSSPVGNLPKVEAVVLFGEPIRWETNLQLINDILLTNGNLSSVHQTQKMPHLPLLACNMDLMWMAEAHSPRFGHGTFLVCLESIYKKITGKDLKYEALMGKPSELTYHFAEYLIRSQAMERQWKLPVTSLYAIGDNLMTDIYGANLYNRYLEERVARKNPKAVAKMVSATGSTTAVPQEEESDNLWESELALPSATSCKSLLVCTGVYNPNVEVPSDASHCIKETVFHGHRDFRFDPALVEPDHIVQDVAEAVDRIFEQEKFVPQKS